One Pelmatolapia mariae isolate MD_Pm_ZW linkage group LG1, Pm_UMD_F_2, whole genome shotgun sequence genomic window, AGTCATAATtgcattacaaaaataaatcatttaagaGTTACTGGGGGAAAGTTATGCATCATATTTTCATGTGTCCATAATCACTTGAGCATTAACAACATCAAAACTTTACGTTTGTGATAGCTCAAGTTTCTCTATTATCAGCTTAATCCAGGAAAAAGATTTTGTAATagctaccacacacacacacacacacacacacacgtggaaatcaagattttttttatttcaaaacataACAGTTATgcgccaatattatagttataaTAGGCAGACAACACTGCATTTAATTTCCAACTAAGTTTAAAAACACTAACTGGCACCTGTGACAGTCCATCCTGACATTATGGAGTAGCACTGAGAAATTATAAATTCAATATAAAAGCTGTGATCATTACAAATTAGACACATTCGACAAAATGACATTGCGCTGTTCTAAAACAATCCATGCTGCCACCcgtgcaaaataaatttaatcaCTTCTACAACAGTGATAGCCTGTTTTGAAGCAACAAAATGCTAATGCCTGTCTAAAATAAAATTTCTCCTGTCTGTGTAAGAGGTAAAAAACATCAACTCCAGCACTTTTTCCTCAGGTTCATCACATTTCTCTCACATCCCATCTGCAAATTCACCTTGCTTTAGTTTTTAAAGCCGGTGTGCAAAGTGATCAGCGCGCTTTAGCTAAAAAGGACTAAAAGCAGTTAATTTTGTCAGCTGTGTCTTCTGGTCAGTGGAGTGCATCGCCCTCTAGTGATAGTGTAATGATGCTACAGCTGAAAACCTGCAGGtacaaaaggagaaaaatgggAAATTAAAGCAAGAATGACTCTTAAAGTTGGCACACCAGCCTGCTGGACTTGCATTGAGTGAATGCGGGTCTACATGTAACTGACAGCAGAAGAAAATCTGAATCCATTTCTGAATTATGCATGTAAGAAAAAGGCAGAAGTACATTTTGAATAATCTTTTAAAtccatatttaaaaaacacaaaacaaaaatcccaCACATAAAATCCATATCTGTTTACCATCTTACCTTAGTTTTTATTTGGGAATCCCTGCCACAATCTCAGATTCAATACCACAGTGATCTGAACCACGCAGAAATTTAAAGTATCctaaaaatcagaaaaacagAATTTACTTCAATTTGCTAAACTGAAGAAAACACGTGAACATCTTTAAACACCACCATGCAGCATTTGCCCATTTTGAGTGAGGGAGTATTACTATAATTTACTGTAAGAGAAGAATTTCTCATTTACTGGTAGAGTTGTGTAAATGAGCTAGAACAATGTCAAGAAAACATTTGTAAAAGATGTTAACAAAAGTTAAAGACGTAAAGACCCCCTTTCAGAGCATTTAAtgattattgtttaaaaaaaacaaacaaaaaaaattttatttattcatgtagcACGAACAGAGTTTCAGCTTTGGTGTGTCATGAAGTCAGTCTgttttacatgtaaaataaagtgaaataaagaaGTGGGTGCTCCTGATATAAATAAtgtataattaaaaataatacatcTGTCTTAATGAAGATCAAGTCCTTGTGATGCTGAACAAAATGCGGATTCAGCTATAAGACTCCCCATTCCGTTTTACAGGATTATACTGTAGTATTTTCAGTATTGACTCCCCTCACATAGCATGATGACTACGTGTGTTAACAGTATTAAACTGCCTCTGCTCACCATTATCACCCCAATCAGTGTTCCAGGAGTTGGCACAGAGCCAGTAGGGAGTGCCATTTTCCTCTCCCCAGCCCAGGATCTTGATGGCGTGACCACCGACAGCAGAACCAGACACATGTTGATAAACACCTGGAAAAGACAGAACAAATCCATTAGAGCTCAcctaaagtttgttttttttaagtacaatATAGTGAAGAGGCTGGGTGTGTATTCTAATAGTGTCTCTATTCATACTAAGTCACATTCAAGGCACCTTAAATACTAGAATATCAAACTGCATCCAGCTGCAGTTGGAGATTTCCAGCATGAAAGCCTGTAAACTTTTCACACACACCTCTGCAAGAGCTAAACAAAGAGGAGCTTCAGTTCAAATCAATGTTAAGAGGACACAATCCCACACTATATGCTTATGCTTCAGCCACAAAGTAAAAGTGAATTTGTGAAATGGCGGGCAGGGTGACCATTACATGTGTGATGAGTTCATGTGTTCTTACCAGTCTTGTACAGAACAAAGTCATCATAGACTGTAAACGCTCCCTCTACAGGGCCGTTCTTGTAGATCTCATACTGAATCTGCTGTTCGTCTGATGGCACGCTGTAAGATGTTTTACCTGCAACACACAGAGTCAAGATAAGTGTGCATACAGCCTTGTTcaccaacataaaaaaaatataaaataaaatattgcatGTAGAAGTTTATAATatgtgtaatttaaaaaaaaccaatcaGAAAATCAAAGTACATGTGCACAATAGCCATTTGAATATCAGGATAAGGAGTTCCTTCAGATTTCATATAATATCTATTTGTTATAATTCGATaacaatttgttttgttacgtTGCAGTTACTACTCATAATTATGCAGACTGAGACAATATTACAAACCTTATTTAtgataaatatacatttctttCTGCTGCTCTTACCATAGTGCTTGTCCTGTGTATAGCTTGGTGTGTATCCAGACTCACACTGGCGGACACACTCTGGTGTGTCACCACCCTCCCCAGTGCAGGGAGGTCTGCTGCCATTCACATGGTGCTCACAGGGGGGAATGGTGTAGGGCCTGCAGCCTGCAGACACAAGGATATAGTGTCTCTACTGTAATCACACCCAACATGCGCATAACTGCATCAATCTATCAGAAACACACTCACCAATGTGGGAATCATAGAGACCTCCAGAGACCAGACCTTCATTTGCCCAGAAGTCCCAGGCAGCTGAAGGGTAGCCACCAttacatctaaaaaaaaaaaaaaaaaaaaaaaaaaaaaaaaaaaaaaaaaacacaccacacaaaaacaaaacattacttTCACCATTACTTACTAAAAATGAACTTATTTAAGGAAAGCACCAAACTTTCTTTCCATCTCTTAATATCAATTGTATCATCTATATCTGCTGCTCTTTTCCCCAGATTAAGGTTTTTATGTCATAGTTTGGCTCATTATATTTAATTATCAAAGTTCAGTGATCCTGGTAAATAATTATAATCTTAATATCTTGatctttaatatttttgtgATTTCAGTTATCTGATGGGTAAGAACTGCTCACCCCATGCCACAGCTGTCACAGCAGGTCAGCAGATCCTCTGAGGAGATCTCCACATTGACCTTCCCATTGCTGTGAATACATACACGATCAGAGATGGCCTCTGCAGCACCAAACGCCtgaaaccacaacaacaaagacATGAAGCAGGGAAACAGATCATCGCAAAATTTGAAAAGCAAAGGTTTCATTCTTGTCCTAAGAGCTGAGCTCCATTCTCTTCCtcaatgagttttttttttttaagtttcttatGCAATTTCAGATTACAGAGCTCTTGAAGAGTCTAGCTACATGTGGTGACACTGAGCAGCTTCTTCTTACCCAGCAGGATCCACAGGAGCCCTGGTCTCTGATCTCTTTCAGAGTGGGACAGTTGGGCCACTGCTGTCTAGCATCAAATTCTTTTGGCAGCTTCACATCTCCAGCATATTGAACcctgcagatgaaaccaaaaagaAGTTTTACTTACTATCGCTTTAGTAAAGTAGGGCTGCACAATTAATGATTGTGCAAGGCTGAATATGCATACTCCATCAAGCCAACCAAAAGCAAATTAAACACCCCCTAAACCACCGCTTAAATACGTGCCTACATGAGCCCTCACAGCTGTTCCCTGCACTGCAGAGGTTAAAGTTGACTGTACTACTCTGGACGAGCAACAccacattaaaatataaatgcaacAAAAGTCAGATGCCTTCCAGAACTCAGCCTTGAAAGCAGATCATACACTCTTTGAAAATATTTTGGATTTGGCACAGGCGATCCTAACTAGAAGAATTCATATGCAGTGAGTGCTATAGAGTTGTATCTGCATCACAAAGCAACACAACTCAACTTATTCAACTCcctgaaaacacatcagaaaaTGCAGCATAATGACTGCAGGAAGACTTGTAAGTGATGCAAGAGCTGCTAATGTGAATCGACCTGCATCCTACAGACATCCATAACAACAAGCCTATTCCTCCGGCTCACAAAGGCATACTGAAATCACCAAAGACTTGTCCAATAAACAGAATGAGTACTGAAGGCTTCAAGAAAACAGTTAGCTTACTAAACAAAAGATTACTGCCTCAAGCGGTGGAAATACCCACGCTGTATGAAAAACATTCCAGGGGAAAGGTAAAGGGACCCACAGCTGTCGAGTACTATGATTTATATTCACTTTAATTATGCAGCTACGATGAATGAAGCGAAAGACTTTATATTTAGCTTCCAAGAGATGCTCTCAGGTGAATAAGCAcgttatttaattttattttattaaagaagTTTTATTTAACAAGAATGTAGCAcaatgtaaaaattaaaacaaatcattttGATTTCATTACTCAAAATAAGTGATTATCATTTTAGCCATAATCATGTAGCCCTATTAGTAAGTTTCCAGTGACACCGAGAACAACGTGAAAGTACAGTCAACTATCCTGTGATCAGCGTAGGTTGAAATATTCGTATGTCAGGGATCGTTAGAGGACTTGTTTCGCAACCACAGAACATATGACCAAGACTCACATGACTGGCAGTTTGGGTCCCTTCAGCATTGTACCACACAGCTTGCGCACATAACTATAATCGACGTTATGGAAGTTGTGGCCAGCCTGCAAGACAGGGAGGAGATTCAGTCAAACACTTTTACTCTCAGAGGTCTATCATaaattgaaaaacaaataattcaCTCACCTTCCAGGTAGTATTCAATTTATTGATGTGGTTGACCATCTCACTAGACAGTGGATGGAGGTGGGGTCTGGCCAGGCTCACTGACAAGCTGGCAGCCAACAGGAGGAAGGCTGCGTGCCACATCTTGCCTGAAAGACAAGTTAATAAGTTTGGTTTAGCTGTGGTAATTTATTCTGTTACTGCATCATGTCATAAACACAGACTTCATTCCAGTAACTGGCTAAATGAGCCTTTTGATTTTCCTGAGCAGTGAAGAGACTACAATGTCTCAACATAAAGATGTGCTTTACCTTGAAATTATTAACATTCACAAGTCTAGGTAGAGttcaaaaacaggaagtagaggtttatttgtattttaaaatccTCAGCTGTTCTCCAGCTCTGCTGGATTTTCACATTTGTAGTCAATacactgctgcagctgcacacaGTATGATATTCACCCTTTAAGATAGACTCCTGAAACTACATCACCACTTAAAAGGTCACAGCTGATTGAACACTGTCACACTACTTGAAGCtacgagtggggaaaaacgatGCTGAGAGAGCGGAGACAGACCTCTTAGAGTCAGTCATGCGTCAAAGTCCCCTTCAGTGGTTAAAGATGCTGCCTAAGCAAATGCTCCATTGATTTCAACGATTTTAGTTGATTTTGATAAGCAGCCACACCATAAAGGAAAAAATTCCTTTGCACTCCCCCCACTGTTAAAGATTCTGGGTTTCAGTTCATATGGCACAGACGATAGGACCAACGATACAGGAAACTCTAAATGGCTCCAGTGTGTGAATACAGGCCACATTATAGAAAGTAAAATACAATGGTGTGAGCCAAAATCAGTTCCATTACAGACAGATAACGTAGCCTACTAAAAAGAGGTGTGGAGAGTGCTCGGTAATAGCAGGAAGTCCAGAGAAATCAATACCAGTGCAGACACTCTGCTTCTTCTGGGATCAGATGATCTAATGCTATATTGCAGAAGAACTACAAACTATTTAATCTGATGAGACTGTGCCCAAAATTATTTTACaagcaaaagtaaaaaacaaaggtTTGTACATGAATGCATCCAGCTAAAATGTTTACTCTGGCTTAATGCCACAGACTTTCCATTGAAAACAGAAGTCAGTTATGTTGTTGAATACGTGAAATCCCCACACCTGCTCAGACaggtcctgtttttaaaaaaataaataaataaataaattttaaaaaataataataataataatcacaagCCTGCTTGAGAAACAGAACACGTGAATTTCTGTGAAGCTGGTTTCTATCACATGAtggattatgaaaaaaaaaaaaagtatattaaaaGGAAGTAAGAACAGGCAGTTTCCCGTAGCAGAATGACACACTCGCTCTGAGATCACACCAAAGCACTGCCTTGCTGCTCAATAAAGGACAGCATGCTTACAAGTTGTGTGCAGAGGGATTTCTGAGTGTCCTCCAGTTTTTGGATTATTTTGAATTCTTGTGCATGTGCTATAAAAACAATAACTGTTATGCTAAAGAAACCATTCCCTGTGTGCAAACTAAGTACAGTGtaatataacacacacacaaaaaaaatcttattaaGGACAAGACATATTTGAATGGTAGAACATGTTTGAAAGACACCAAAGGGTTTTTTGGTTAATTCTCTAGAGAAGTGGTTTCTTTCTACCAAAAGAATTTTTTTTGAGGAAGTGGATGAGAAACCCGCTGAGCTGTCTTTTCCAAGTACCAAGTCAGTACCTTTGAATGCACTCATGCCACAGATGAGTTAAGCTGCTGAGTCATAGTGAGACCTTTGTTTAGGCACAGTTCTGTTCATGCAAAGAAAACCCTCCACATTAAGTTTGATGACAGTTTAGCATTGATAACACATTGTTAAAGGCCAAGAGGCCTTAAATGTTCCCCTCTGTGGTttaagagaaagacaaaaaaaactgaTGAGTCAAAGCCAAAGCCATCGAAAGACATACAGGAGAAAGGAGAACTTTAGTTTCTAAATCTTTTCTTCAGTTTCTTATCTTCCTTTTAGATAAGAACAAACCTCTGAAGGCAATTCAATCATTTGAAACTATTTATGCTCCCTCTTGTCTActtaaacttaaaaaacaaacaaacaaaccaacttATGGCCTTCTTAAGGTCCTTTTACCAAGCTGCTGGAATAGTTAGTGCACCTTGACACCCTTTCAAAAGATAGTCTTTCATTTCCTACTGTTTAAAGTGTGCAGGTCCAAAACTTGCCACGGCTGTTGACATAGCGAGATTTTACTGGAGGTCAAAGCATATGACTCATGTTTTTCATATTCAAACAATCTGATAGGGGCATTGCTTTCCTGGAAGGGAAATTATAGGATATCATTTCATCACAGTATAAAGGTGTTCAGTTACAACTAGTTTGTGTAGTTTTCCCTGTCGATAACTGAGCCACCAGATCCACACACTAGTGGGGGAGCGAACGTTGTGggtttttcctttaaattgTCACACAGTTTTATTGCCCACAAGGTTTGGTAACAAACATATCAGACTACATACTTTTGATCACTTCCTTATTCCTTCCTATAACGCTGAGGTGTTTGAGGTACGTGACAGTTGAAGTAAACCTTTCTTTGTTCTTACAAATGTCGTGCTTTTCCATTTCCTTTCCACTGAACAATGCACCGCAATAGTCCTTCGCTCTCTATATAGAATAATTTCACTTCTCTCTGGTTTACCCCTCCACCTGGGAGCCTCTGTCTGCATCTCACATGTTCACAACTAACTAAACAAAGCTTCAGTATCTCATTTGTTTCcagttttttctcctttttttgaaagaaaagggATGGCTCAAAGGACGCGCTTATGAAACACAGTTTCACTTTCCATTTCCCCGACTGAATTCAGGATTATATTACACAATATTTTAACCCCCCAATTCCTTTTTATGTTATCGAAATACTGCCTGCCTATACCAAAATGCACAGAATAATCAATAACGAATGATAGGAATAAGTCATGTGTGTTTCTTTAGGGGGGAAATGGCTTCACCCGTTTCAAAACATCTGACCGTGAAGCTAAAACGGGTCACCCAGTCAAAAACAACATTCAAACCATGCAATTAAATAAGCTAACTGGCACCCAGAAGCTCAAACTCGGGTTTTTTGCATGTTATTGGTGACGGCTAGTGATGAAAATATGAGCTATACTTGGCCTTTTTTAACCTGTTTTCTCTGAGTTTATGTGACCGATTTAGCTAGCGGTCAGCTCTCCGTGTAAACAATGTAGCGGCTAAAAtctgaagaaaaaataaacaacaacaaatacttACCGGTAGTATGTTTGTCAACTGTTGATGAGTTTGATCAGTTCTACAGCTCCAGCTCCCCAACCTCAGCCGGCTAGCGTGAGTACAAAAGAGTATTCGGGCGTAAAAACGGCCcctttcagcttttatttactCCTAAAAGCACGTGAACTGATCACATGAACTCAAAGCACGTGATTTAACCGTCGCCCACGCGGTTATCGAGCTCTTCCGTTTGTTTTAACCAGTCCTGACTTCTTACAGATAAAATCAACCATATGAATTAGAATCCAtgaaaaatgatatataaatatttttattttagtgttaatacatgcatttatttattttgttttattaatgaaaatgtggaAGGACCGCTGGGTGGtgctgttttgggtttttttggaacTTAATCAGAATGAAAACCCtgcagtttaaatatttatttggtcgcattttttttttacttagaaGATATCCTATTTATTGTAACTGGTACTGACTTCGATATCATGGTATTACAATGTGACATAAAAGTGACTTGTGAGTTTTGAGgtatttgtctttgtctttgtgtcgTGTAGTATAGTAAAACACCCAAATTATCATCCTTATATATAAAGGTAGTACTGCCAAGGTGCTACAGGAATAAAAAGTAGAACAGCTGCAatctaaatgaaaatgaaatgtaataTAACTGTAATGCATTTGTAAGCAAGCTGCGCAAAACCTTTAATGGAGATGTGCATGGTGGTCAAATAAAAACTGACCTGAAAACTGTGATATAATTTCCAGAGAAAGAGTCCTGGGCCCAGGAAACCTTTTATCATTTTGCATGGCCCAGTGTCCACTGCAGTGGAAGTTTACTCAGATGATCCTTCAAAACAATGTCAAAATAAGTGAGTGTAGAGAGACCTGTGAGACTTGGCTCTCATGTCCTGGTGAATGTAACACAAGAAATCCTTGGTGCTGTGCTGGTATCAGGAAAAGATGATTACATTTGGTCAAAACACAGTTAACTGGAACCAGTGAGATTTTTTCAAGCTCAAATGACCCTTTGTTATTTATCTGATTAAGACAGTCGGcaataaatacacagactgTGTAAAtgatcttttattatttttatttcctatATTATCTCTGTATTGCATGTGTACGTGTTTTTGAGCCAACAttggttttcatgtgatttTTACATCTAGTTTTATTCATCTGAGCAGTATCCTGTGATTTGACCCTGATTaggcattttttaattttattttttgaccaCTCATGATCTATTGTGCTTTTGATCACCGACCACAGAGAACAAGATGATTGTCCAGCTGCTTTCTCTTCCTTTTATGAGACTGTCATCTGACTTTGAAAATGATGAGTTGGGGAAAAATAACGCAAGCACACCACATCAAATGTAATCATTGTTTTACCAAGTAAGTGGCGTAAGAGCACATCCTAATTCTAACAAAAAAGTGCTTTCACCAGAGCAGGTGACTCAGTTTCACATAGGAATATTAGACTGTATTAAGGAACACATACAGTAGCAACAGTCTGGGGTCACGTTACAGTTTGTCAAAGGACTATCTAGTTTTGAAAATAATTATGTTTTTGTACATTAATAATTCAGAGCAATCATATTTTTATGATATTATGATGAAACCGTCTATTATGGAACTGTTTGTTGACATAGATCTCACTTCTCAGCTCCTTTGGCTAAATTATTGAGTGACAGCCAAAGTTTTTAGAACTTtatgtaaaatattttacaacaatttgaagtttaaaaaggaaagtttagAAAATTACTAAATAAAATTGGCTACAATGTGAACAAATATTATTTACAAATGTCTTTGAGTGCAAAATAGAGACCACTCCAAAATGTGCCAGCATTTCTATATTTTATAAGTCTGCACATGAAGAATAATTCAAGtagttaaaaaaggaaaaatctcCTCATTGAAGGGGTGTAAGTCAGGACTATGAGTATTGTAAAGCATAGTTATCGTTCTTGTGTTACAACAGGGTTACAACAATTTGGGTGCATTGAGGACCGACTCAAACATCTATTTTATTGAGCAATAGCGTGCATGCTAGGCTCCAAGGGACAAAACTGTGTGAGGACTTGGTCAGTGTCcaaagaaataacagaaatagGCTGTCCAGTAATCTGTTTTATAACTGGACTACACACCGTTGACCCTTCCATTATGAAAAAATGTAAGCGCtctatttctttaaaaagtaGAGAGTAAAaccttttacttttcaaaaGTATTCACTGTAAAGCTCAACAGCAGTGGGTTAGCCTGAGATAAATAACAGTCTGATACAGTAGACATGCAGTCTCAGAGAAAATACGCACTTGAGGGTTGCGCTTCTTGAGTCTGCTGTCATTCTGATgaattatttaaacattttgagCTTCTTTGTTTACACATGTGTCAAAGAAACGTTTCATTTTGTGGCAGTGACTTATATTTTGGCACTAACACTTCATTTTGACTCATGAAATTAAAGGTTTGGACAAGCTATAGCCTTTTGCACGTTATTTATAATGCTTTGATGAGTGTATGATCTTTACATTTGATGACCTTTGAGGAAGTTTCCAGAGATGTGCTAGGATAAAGCTCGTGCTGCTGCACTTCCACTGATATGTGTCTATTTCTCAGAATCATAGTGATGATAAATTAATCACTGGTAAGCAATAAAACCCAGCACACTGGACTTTGATCATGGCAAATGGctttatttttgtcatatcAACAGCACACTTAATGAGTCACGACTACAATCCACAGCTCCTTTGTGGAAATCCTCTCAGAGATGAGGTGATCTGTACTGATGAAAGGAGGTCGTCCAGTGACAAGGTGATGAGGTTATACTGAATCAGCAAACTAACTCAAGTCTATCAGTGATAACTATCTGC contains:
- the ctsba gene encoding cathepsin B, which translates into the protein MWHAAFLLLAASLSVSLARPHLHPLSSEMVNHINKLNTTWKAGHNFHNVDYSYVRKLCGTMLKGPKLPVMVQYAGDVKLPKEFDARQQWPNCPTLKEIRDQGSCGSCWAFGAAEAISDRVCIHSNGKVNVEISSEDLLTCCDSCGMGCNGGYPSAAWDFWANEGLVSGGLYDSHIGCRPYTIPPCEHHVNGSRPPCTGEGGDTPECVRQCESGYTPSYTQDKHYGKTSYSVPSDEQQIQYEIYKNGPVEGAFTVYDDFVLYKTGVYQHVSGSAVGGHAIKILGWGEENGTPYWLCANSWNTDWGDNGYFKFLRGSDHCGIESEIVAGIPK